The Flaviramulus sp. BrNp1-15 genome includes the window ACGTTGTATTTAGCCGATAGTGCCAATGCGCCTTATGGACCAAAAGGGAAAGATACTATTATAAATTTAAGCATTAAAAACACCGAATATTTGCTAAACAAAGGTTGTAAACTTATTGTTGTGGCTTGTAATACCGCAACAACTAATGCTATAGATTATCTTCGAGAACATTACAAAATTCCTTTTATAGGTATAGAGCCGGCTATAAAACCTGCAGCATTACAAACTAAAACAAATGCTGTTGGCATATTGGCAACAAAAGGCACGTTGAGTAGTGCTTTATTTTCTAAAACCTCTTCATTGTTTGCGAGTAATATTAAAGTTGTTGAGCAACATGGTGATGGTATTGTAGAACTTATTGAAAGTGGAAAATTATATTCTGATGAAATGATTTCGCTCTTGAAACTATACTTAAAGCCAATGATTGATGCCAATATTGACTACTTAGTTTTAGGTTGCACACATTACCCTTATTTAATGCCTTTACTAATAGATATATTGCCAAATAATGTAAAGATTATAGATTCTGGAGAAGCAGTTGCTAGACAAACCAAAACAATTTTAGAAAAACATAACTTACTAAACACAAGTTTTATAAAAACTAAAAATGAATTTTTTACTAATGGGAATCCTGATGTAATGAAATCACTTTTAGATGATAAATTTGATGTTGAATATTTAGATTTTTGATTGAAGTACTTCTCTGCGTTAGTGATTGAAGTGACAAATCACTCTTTAAACCAACTCGAATATTTAATATAATTATTAGCAATTCTATCTATTTCGCCCGAAATAAGTTCTTCGCTAATATCTTTTACTTTTTTTGCAGGCACTCCTGCATAAATACTCCCCGATTCTACTCTTGTGTTTTTAGTAACCACAGCTCCTGCTGCAATAATGCTGTTGCTTTCTACCACACAATCGTCCATTATAATACTACCCATGCCTACCAAAACATTATCATGAATAGTACAACCGTGCACAATAGCATTGTGCCCAATGGAAACATTATTACCAATATTTGTAGGCGATTTTAAGTACGTGGCATGTATTACAGCCCCATCTTGCACATTTACTTTGTCACCCATTTTTATGTAATGTACATCGCCGCGTATTACGGCATTAAACCAAACGCTGCATTGATTCCCCATAACCACATCGCCTACTATTGTTGCATTTTCGGCTATGTAACAATCATCTGGTATTTCTGGTGATTTTCCGTTTACTGGTTTTATTATTGGCATAAGTTTTTATTTAAAATAAGATAACAATTCAGATTTTTTTGAAGCAGAAACCATAACTTCTTTTCCATTGCTTAACATAACGCTTCCTCCTTTTCCTTTTACATATTTAACCACTTCGTTTACGTTAACTAAATAGGATTTATGAACACGCGCAAAACTTGAATATTTTAATGCTTCTTCAAAGTATTTTAAGGTTTTACTTACCAGCTTTTTTTTATTGTTGTTTAGATAGATTTCTGTGTAATTATCATCGGCTTTACAATATAAAATATCTGATGTGTTCAATATTTCAAATCCATCTAATTGCGGAATGGTTATTTTACCATTTACATGGTTTGTTTTTGGCACAAGCACTTGGTCTTGCAGCGCTTCTTCTTTAGTTTTTATTTCGGTTACGTAATCTACAGCTTTAATAAGTTCGTCTATAGAAATGGGTTTCATTAAATAATAGCTTGCATGAGCATTTAAAGCATCAATAGCGTAATGATTGTATGCTGTTACAAAAATGGTTTCAAAATTTATATCACCCACTTTATCTAGCAAATCAAAAGCATTGCCATAAGGCATTTCTACATCTAGAAATACTAGATCCAAATCGTTGTTTCTTATTAACACTAAAGCTTCTTCAACGTTTGCTGCCTCACCCAAAATTGAAACATTAGGACAGTATTTTTTGAGATAATTTTTTAGAATTTCTCTACTGGTTTCTTCGTCTTCGACTATGATTGCGGTTAGTTTCATTTAATCTTTTTTAAGCGTTACAACAACTTTGGTCCCTGTATCTTCTTCATCTTGAAAATCGTCAATAAACACATCTACTTTATCTTTATACATAGCGTTTAAAATAGATACGCGTTTTTTGATATTGCCCATACCTTTTGAGTTTTGCTTACGCTGGTTTTTAGTTTTTAAAGCTTTTGATTTTTCTCGTCCGATGCCATCATCTGTTATAATAATTTGTATTTCATCAGATTTTGTTTGAGAAATATTTATCTCTAAGCGACCTTTAGCTTTCTTATACCTCAACCCATGCCAAACGGCATTTTCTATATATGGTTGTAATAACATAGGTGGAATTACAAAATCTTCAACCTTTATATTGTCATCAATATTTATATTATAATCAAACTTATCTTGAAACCTAAAATGTTCTAGTTTGGTATATAATTGAAGTAATTCAATTTCTTTTTCTAACGGAATAAAATCTTCTTCGCTATTTTCTAAAACGGCGCGCATAAGCAGCGAAAAATCGGTTAAATATTTGTTTGCTGTACGTTCATCGTTTGATGCTATAAAACTATTTACCGAGTTTAGCGCATTGAATATAAAATGCGGATTCATTTGACTTCTAAGACTTTTCAATGCTAATAAATTGTTTGCAAAACGTTGTTGTTTAATGTATTTAAACATTAAAAATGCCGTTACAAGAAGTAATAAAAGGCCGCCTATTAATGAGTAAATAATAAGTTTTTGACGTTTAGATTGTTCTGTTGAAAGTTGATATTTACTTTCTGATAGCGCTCTATCACTCTCTAAACTTAAAATTCTGTTTTGCTTGCTTATTATGTCTTTACTAAACCTTGCTGCTTGACTTATTTCCTGTTCTTTTTTGATGTAAAGTTTATCAACCAACTCTACATAATCTTGATATGCAAGTAAAGCTTTGTTAAACTCACCTGCATCTCTATATACTTCAGACAATCTTCTGGTAGCATCTTTTTGAACAATTAAATCTGCTTTATCATCAGCTTCTGCAATACTTTTTTGAAGGTAAGGAATAGCGTTACTAAAATCTCTTTGAGATGCATAAGCGTTACCTATTTTATAATTCTGCTTTTGAGAAGTTAAAGAACTTTCATTATCGAAAATAGAATCTTTTAATTCACTAATTGTATTTAAAGCTTCTTTTCTTAATTCAATTTCGTTAGAAAAGTTATTATTTTCATTTTCAAAGTCTGCTACCTTTATTTTTTCTTCTACCGCTCTTTTTTGGTTTTCGGTATTTGCCAATTTCATAGATTCATTAAAAAACCGTTTAGCATTTTGTGGTTCTCCTTTAGCATTATAAGCTTGGGCTATTTTAGAATTTAAATCGGTTGTTTTTGGAGTAATTAAATGCTTTTGCGCAACTTTTAATCCTTCTTCGTAATTATCAATTGACAGTTGAAATGTTTTTGTTGAAAAATGTACATCACCTATACCTTCATATAACTCAATTAATTGCCAATTAGATAATTCGCTTTTATTAATACTGTTATAAACTTCTAAGCTTTCTTGATAGTTTTTGTTTGCTCTGTAAGCTTTTGCAAGTTTTAGTTTAACAGCATTAGTATTAACATTCTGCAGGCTAATCCTGTAATTTGAAACTGCTAAATCATATTGTTTCCAATACATGTAAACATCTCCTAAAACCTCATAAGCCTCACTATTTTGTTTTACAGATTTGCCTTCTGCAAGAGCATCTCCAGCAAATTGAATACTAGTTTTAGCGTCTTTTTTTAGGTATGTTTCAGCAGAATCTATTAATGATTTAAAGGTTTCTGTTTTAGATCTTGAAGACTTTTTTAATTTAGAATAAGTGTCTTCTTCTTCATTTGGCTGAACTTCGACTTTAATACGCTCATTACTTCTAATGATATAGTAAACCGTTTCAAAGTCTTTATGTCTTATGGTAAGCTCATCACCGTTTCTAGCTTCAATTCTAAAATCTCCAAAGAGATCTGTTGTAGTGTATGCGCCTCCGTTAACTTCAATATTTACATTAGGAATAGGTTCTTGTGTATCACTTTCAATAACAGAACCTCGAACTGTAAATGTAGGTCCTTGATTTGAAAGCCTGCTGTTGTCTTGAGCAAATAATAAATTGGTATTTGCCCAAATACATAAAACCCAAATATATTTTATAACGCTTTGCATATATTACTTTACAATAGCTAAACTTACGCACTTTACTTGGTATAATAAAATGATGATTTTACAAATTACACCCTTTTTTATACTGAAAAGACATACTTACGCATCTAAAGGCTGATTTCACTCAACCAAAAGATGACTTAACTCATTCTACTTTTTTTAAGAATTATGTTCCACATAGTTTTATGGTGTTAATCAAAAAACAAAAAAAACATGAAAACATCTATTAAAACAATCTTACTGTGTTGCACACTAATCACTTTCATATCGTGTAATGCAAAAACAAAAAAGCAAAAAGTAGCTTATAATGAATCTGAGATAATTCATCCAGAACCTAACAAACAGTTTATTAAAGTTGCATTATTATTAGATACTAGTAATAGCATGGACGGACTTATAGACCAAGCTAAAGCACAACTTTGGGATATTGTAAACGAATTATCATACGCCAAATGTGGCAACAGCAAACCCAATTTACAGATTGCCTTATATGAATATGGTAATGATAGATTAAATGGCGATGAAGGCTTTATTAGACAAGTTCTAGCCTTTAGTGACGACTTAGATGAAATCTCAAAAGAGTTATTCTCACTAACTACAAATGGTGGTGAGGAATATTGCGGACAGGTTATACAAACCTCGTTAAATCAATTAAATTGGGGTAAAAACCCTGATGATTTAAAACTTGTTTTCATAGCAGGTAATGAACCCTTTACTCAAGGAAAAGTGGATTATAAAGATGTTGCTACTAATGCTAATGAAAAAGACATAACTATCAACACCATTTTTTGTGGTGATTATAATCAAGGTATTTCAACGTATTGGAAAGATGGCGCTCAATTAACCAATGGCGATTATATGGCCATTAATCAAAACCGTAAAACGGTACATATTGTTTCACCCTATGATGATGACATTTTAATTCTAAATCAAAAACTAAATAAAACCTACGTAATTTATGGCTCAAAAGGAAGAGAGAAATTAGCTTTACAAGCAGAACAAGACAATAATGCAAACTCTTACAGTAAAGCAAATGCTGTTAAAAGAACGGTGAGTAAAAGTTCTCATTTATATAAAAATGAAACGTGGGATTTAGTAGATGCTTTAGAATTAGAAGAAGTAGATGTTGAAGACTTAAAAGGTGATGTTTTGCCAACCGAACTAAAAGGAAAAACTAAAGCAGAAATTAAAGCTTATGTTTCTAAAAAAAGTGAAGAGCGTGAAGCAATTCAAGAACAAATTAAAGTATTAAATGAGAAACGAAAAGATTATGTTTTAAAACATCAAAAAGAAACCACCAATGATTTAGAAAACGCCATGACCAAAGCAATTAAAGAACAGGCAAAAAAGAAGAAATATACTTGGGAATAATAAAAAAAAGAGGCTCGTTAAACGAGCCTCTTTTTTTATACTAGTTAACTGCCGGACATTCACATTTAAAACGCTCTCGTTTACAATTAAAGTTATACCCTAATGTTAGTTGATGAAATCCACCATTCGTAAATACAACAGAGTTTGTTTGATAGGTGTAATTGTAAGCAAACATAAAATTATTATAATTTATTCCTAAAATAGGTGATAGTTGTTGTAGTTTTTGACTATTAATTGTTGAACCTTCTATATATTCAGCTCCATCAAAACTATTTCTATATGATAAACCTCCCCAAACTTTCCCAAAGTCCATTTTTTTATAAACTTTGGCATTTATGTCAATTGAGGCTTCTTGTGTAGCATCTCTATATTGAAACATCAGAGAAGGCTCATAGCTCCAAGTGCTACCAAACTTACTAAACACATTTCCTATAGAAAACAAATAACGTCTTAAATTATCTGTTTTAATTGTACCAATATCAGTGTTTAACGCATTATTTTTAAGAACATTTTTTATAGTCCCATGTGCGTAAAAATTAAGATAATGATAAGAAAACCCAAAATCTATATTAAAGTTGGTTTCATTTTGTACAATACCATCAATTGCTGGGTCTGGACCATCAAACAAAAATGTGGTTTCATCTAATTGATATTGAATAAAACCAGCACTTAAGCCAAAAGAAAGCATATTTAAATCTAATTCACTTCTGGAAAATAAAAGGTGATGAGCATAAGTGAAGTATGCGCCTTTTTGTGAGTGATAACCGTTTTCATCAGCAAACATAATACCTCCAATAGCTGATGGTGTATCGCCTAATCTACCGTTTAAACTTAGGGTTAATAACTTAGGCGCATCCTCTTGCCCAAACCATTGTTGTCTAGCAGTTAATCTAACCTTAGAACAGTTAGCAATACCAGCCATAGATGGGTGAATTAAATAATAATTATCGGTAAGATAATCGGTATAAATTGGCAAACCTTCTTGCGAAGTTGCTATATGGGTAAATAGCGATGCAATAGCTATTATTATGATGTTTTTTAATTTCATAAACTTTTTACCAAGTAGGTTTAGTCTAATACAACGTCTCGATTCTTAAAAAATTACACTAGAAAGACAATGTACGCCTTTAGCTTAAAAGCCCAATTAAAATGGGCAACAAAACTCAAATATATGGATAAGTAAAGTTTTCTTTTAGTATTTTTGCAAAAAATTAGTTGAAATGAACACTTTCAAGGTTTCCGTGCAAGAAACGTCAAATAATGCTATTGTAAAATTCGAGGTTAATCAATTTATAACTCAACATCAAAGCTTTGAGTTTAACAATATTGATGAAGCAAAACCATCGCCATTAGCGCAACAATTATTCTATTTACCATTTGTAAAAAAGGTATATATATCTGGTAATTTTGTAGCTGTTGAGCGTTATAATATTGTTGAATGGAACGATGTACAAGATGAAGTAGCAGAACAAATAGAAGCTTACTTAAATAACGGTGGTATTGTAGTTGAAGAAGCTTCAGCTCCCAAAAAAGTACCCGTTACGGTTTATGCTGAAAGCACTCCAAATCCAGCGGTAATGAAGTTTGTTGCCAATAAAAAAATAGTAACAACACTTTTTGAGTTTACATCAATTGATGATGCAAAACTTTCGCCATTAGCCACAGAATTATTTCATTTCCCTTTTGTGAAAAGTATTTTTATTGACGAAAATTATGTATCAATAACAAAATACGATATTGCTGAATGGCAAGACATTACACTTGAGCTTCGTGAGTTTATTAGAAGTTACATTGAAAATGGTAAAGAAGTGGTTTCACCTAATGCTGCTGCGACACTTCAAAAATCTACTGAGCAATTAGACAACCAATTTGAGAATTTAGATGACACCTCAAAAGAAATTGTAAATATTCTTGAAGAATATGTGAAACCGGCAGTAGCTAGTGATGGTGGTAATATTCAGTTTATTTCATATAACGAAGAAACTAAAAATGTAAGCGTACTGCTTCAAGGTGCTTGTAGCGGTTGTCCTTCTTCAACTTATACGCTTAAAAGTGGAATAGAAAATATGCTTAAACAAATGCTTCCTGGTAAGGTAGAAATGGTAGAAGCTATAAATGGATAAATTTATATACTGTGACTTTTTTGTATCTTTTGTTTCTAAAAGATTGTAAACAAAAGTGAAAAATCAAATAATTCATTAATTTTTAAAAAAAACATTATGGCAGTATTAAAAGTAATCGAAGTCTTATCTAACTCAGATAAAAGTTGGGAAGATGCTACAAAAAAAGCAGTAAAACAAGCTTCTAAAAGCGTAAAAAACATACGTTCTGTATACGTTCAAGATCAAAGTGCAATTGTAAAAGACGATGAAGTAACAGAATTTAGAGTAAACTTAAAACTTACTTTTGAAGTAAAATAAGTTTGTTTTAAAATTTATAAAAAAGCGTTCAGTAATTGAACGCTTTTTTTATGCCTAAATTTCGCTAACTTTGGTTTATGAAGCATCTACAACTATTTGTGCTTATCATTTTAATTATAAGCTGTAAAGGTCAGAACTCAAAACTCATGGAACATAAATATACCAACGCCTTAATCAATGAGACTAGTCCTTATTTACTTCAGCATGCCCATAACCCAGTAAACTGGAATGCTTGGAATGAAAAAACTTTAGAAACGGCTAAGTCTGAAGACAAATTAATGCTTATTAGTGTTGGTTATGCCGCTTGCCATTGGTGTCATGTTATGGAACACGAAAGTTTTGAAGATAGTTTGGTAGCTCAAGTCATGAATAAAAATTTCGTCAATATAAAAATTGATAGAGAAGAACGCCCAGATATAGACCAAGTTTATATGAGTGCTGTACAACTCATGACTGGTCATGGTGGATGGCCTTTAAATGTAGTAGCTTTGCCAGATGGCAGACCTGTTTGGGGAGGAACCTATTTTAAAAAAGAACAGTGGATGAGTGTTTTAGAGCAAATCTCGACACTCTATTCTGAAAAACCAGAAAAACTCCATGAATATGCCGACAAATTAGAACAAGGCATTAAAGCTTTAGACGTTGTAGAACTTAATACAGATGAACCTGTTTTTGAAGAAGAATTTGTTGAAAATGCTGTAGAAAATTGGTCCAAACAATTTGATAACAATTTTGGAGGCATGAATCGTGCTCCAAAATTTATGATGCCAAACAACTACCATTTTTTATTACGTTATGCTTACCAAACCAACAATAAAGAATTACAAGACTATGTAAACTTAACACTTACTAAGATGGCTTATGGTGGTGTTTTCGATCAAATTGGTGGTGGCTTTTCAAGATATTCTGTAGATGCTAAGTGGCATGTTCCGCACTTTGAAAAAATGCTTTATGACAATGGGCAATTAGCAAGTTTATATGCTGATGCTTATCTGATTACAAAAAACGAATTATACAAAAATGTGGTTACCGAAACATTAGAATATATACAACGAGAAATGACTACCAAAAATGGTGCGTTTTACTCATCACTTGATGCAGATAGCAACACACCTGAAGGCAAACTTGAAGAAGGCGCATTTTATGTTTGGACAAAAGAGGAACTCAAAACTATTTTAAAAGAAGATTTTGATCTTTTTTCTGATTACTACAATGTTAATAGTTTTGGCTTTTGGGAGCATGATAATTACGTACTAATCAGAAACAAAAGTGATAAAGAATTCTTCGAGAAAAACAATATCAGTCAAAAAGAATTTGAGGAACGCATAAGTATCTGGAAAAGTAAACTTTTTGAAGCCCGTAACACAAGAGAAAAACCAAGATTAGATGATAAAACCTTAACCTCCTGGAATGCCATTATGCTTAAAGGCTATGTTGATGCTTATCGAGTGTTTGGTGATGATAGTTATCTCGCTTCCGCGGAAAAAAATGCTAACTTCATTTTAAATAATCAATTAAAAGAAGATGGTGGTTTGTATCATAACTACAAAAATGGTGTAAGTACAATTAATGGCTATTTAGAAGATTACGCTAATACTATTGATGCCTTTATAGCCCTTTACGAAAACTCATTAGATGAAAAATGGTTAACCTCAGCAAGAGATTTATCAAATTACACACTTGATCATTTTTATGATGATACAAGTAAAATGTTCTTTTTTACTTCTAATGATGATGACGCTTTAGTTTCCAGAAGTATTGAATATCGTGACAATGTAATTCCTGCCAGTAATTCTATTATGGCAAAAAATCTATTTAAATTATCCCATTATTTTGATAATGAGCATTTCTCTAAAACAGCCATGACAATGCTTAACAACGTAAAACCAGAAATGCAAGAGTATCCATCTGGTTACTCCAATTGGTTCGATTTAATGTTAAACTATACAAACCCTTACTACGAAGTCGCCATTGTTGGAAAAGAGGCAAAACAAAAAATTTCAGATTTAAATAAAAATTATATTCCTAATAAACTAATTGTTGGAAGCACATCAGAAAACAACTTACCTTTATTAGAAAACAGATACAATCCCAATGAAACATTCATATATGTTTGTGTAAACAAAGCATGTAAGCTTCCCGTTTCAGAAGTTAGTCAAGCATTAAAACTATTAAAAGAATGAATTTATTAACTACAATTTTAATTGCTTTAGTTGCTATTGAACATATCTATTTTTTAATTTTAGAAATGTTTTTTTGGACTAAACCAAAAGGAATAAAAGCATTTGGTTTAAAATCTAAGCAATTTGCTGAAGACACCAAAGTGCTCGCCGCAAATCAAGGTCTTTATAATGGGTTTTTAGCTGCTGGTCTTATTTTTTCAATCATAGAAAAAGATATTAGACTCTCAATATTTTTTCTTTTGTGTGTTATTATTGCAGGTATTTACGGCGCTTATTCTACAAAGCAAATAAAACTTTTTTATATTCAATCTGTTCCTGCAGTTCTAGCCTTAATAAGTTGTTTTTTATAAAAACTTAACTGTTTTTTTACTTAAACAAACTACCAAAAAATCAAGAATAGCTTTAATTTTGCAATTCAAATTAAAAACATACACTTATTTATGAATTTAGAAAATATTGATACTGAAAAATGGCTTCAGTTAGGTTTAGATTATGGTTTAAAAATTCTTGGAGCTATCCTAATCTGGATTATTGGCTCTTGGGTTATTAAAAAATTACTAAAAACTTCAAAAAAATTAATGTCTAAAAGAGATTATGATGAAAGCTTGCAAAAGTTTTTATTAAATCTATTGGGTTGGGTATTAAAAATTGTATTAATAGTTGTTGTTTTAGGCACTGTTGGTGTAGAAACCACATCTTTTGCTGCTATATTAGCTGCTGCTGGTTTAGCAATTGGTTTAGCCTTACAAGGATCTCTTGGTAATTTTGCCGGTGGTGTTCTAATCATGATTTTTAAGCCCTTTAAAATTGGAGATTTAATTGAGGCTCAAGGCGAAATTGGTGTTGTAAAAGAAATTGAAATATTTACAACTAAACTTACTGGTTTATCTAACAGAGAAATAATTATTCCTAATGGATCTTTATCTAACGGAAACATTATTAATTATACTACAGAAGGTACACGACGAGTAGACTTAGTTTTTGGTGTTGGTTACGATTCTGATATAAAAAAGACAAAAGACGTTTTAATGAATGTTTTAACCTCTCATCCTAAAGTTTTAAAAGAACCTGCTCCAACTGTAAATGTTATGGAATTAGCAGATAGCTCTATAAATTTTGCTGTAAGACCTTGGAGTACTGCCGACGATTATTGGGCAGTTTATTTTGGAATTACTGAAGATGTTAAAGAAGCTCTTGATGCTGCAGGTATTGAAATTCCTTATCCACATCAAGTAGAAATTCAGAAAAAAAGCTAAGATTTAGATTTTAAAGCCACAAAATCTTTTAAATAATAAGGCTCAAAATAAGCGACATCTTCGGTGTCGCTTTTTTTATATTTGTTGTATGCTAAAAGACTCATCTCGTTTGAAGAAGGTAACTTACCTTCTATAAAAATAGCATTTGTATGATTGATGAGCGTTTTAGTTTTCTCAACACCATTACCTATAAAATAAACTTTTCCCTTTTCTAAATATTCTGCAAAAGCGTTTTCATCTAAAACTTGGGCTTGTGTTTCTCTTATCTGCGTATAATCTGAATTATAAATAGCAGAATACACTTCCATACGTCTAGCATCTAACATAGCTATAATAACACCACCATCAGTTTTAACTTGATGTGCTAAAACATCTAAAGTAGGAATAGAAATCAAAGGCTTATTTAAAGCAAAACAAAGTCCTTTTGCTGCAGAAACTCCAATACGCAAACCGGTATAAGATCCTGGACCTTTACTCACCGCTATTGCATCTAAATCACTTGAATTTATATGAGCTTCTTTTAAAACAGCATCAATATAAACATGTAATCTTTCTGCGTGCGAATAGCTTTTATCGTTATCTTCTTTTAACGAAATTGTTTTACCATCCTTTGAAACCGATACTGAACAATTGGTAGTTGCGGTTTCTATATTAAGTATATAAGCCAAATTAATTAGTTAAAGATTTTCCCATGTAAAAATCTAAAACTTTTGTCTTAAAAACAAAATCATATTTAGCATTTATTAAGGAAGATTCTGCATTTATTAATTGTACCCTTGCTTGTTCCAAATCAAAAGCAGTCATTGTACCAATATCAAATCGCTCTTTAGAGTTATTAAATGCTAACTCTTGTGATGCTAACGATTTTTTTGCTGCTTCATAAGCTTTAAAAGCCGCTTGTGCATCTGTAAATGCACGCTGTATATTCGATTCTAAATTTAACTTAGCTTGTTCTAAATTCAATTTACTATTTTCTTCCTGAATCTTTGATTTTGCTACGGCTGTTTTATTTTGAAATCTTGAAAAGATGGGAATATTGAGGTTTAATCCAAAACGATGCCCTTTTTGCTGATTAAACTGATTAAAAAATGATTCCTCAGTGTCTGTTAAATTGGTAAAAAACACATTTGTTCCTATTCCATAGCTACCAGTAATAGTAGGATAAAATCCACTTTTAGAAATTTCTGTATTTAAAACAGCACTTTCAATATTTTTTTCTGCAACTTTAATTTCATTTCTGTTTTGCATAGCAAAACTTAAAATAGGACTTATGTTATTGTATAAGAGTTCAGCTGAGGGTGTATCAATATCAATAATTTCTACATTAAAACCATTGTAAGGCACTTGCAATAATTGTGATATGGTAAGCAATGCTAAATTATAATTGTTTTCTGCTAAAGTAACTTGTTGAGCATCTCTACTTAAAGTTGCTTCAGCATCATAAATATTAACCTTTGGTTGTGCTCCTGCATCAACTAAACCTTTTACTTGATCTAGTTGTTTTTTACTAAATTCATATTGTGCATTAGCCGTTTCTAAGTTTTCTTTATTAAACAATACATTTAAATAGGCATTAACTACATTTAAAGAAATATCGTCTTTAATTCTTTGTAATTCAAGCTGATTTGTTTCTAACCTCAATTGGGATTGTTTATATAAATTTGTTAACCTAAATCCGTCAAAAATAGTTTGGTTTACTCCAATACCGACACTTGTACTATTATCGGTTCTATCAACAAATTGTCCGGGAAATAACTCTCTATTACCTAATGATAAATTGTGAGATGCGGTTGCGCCAACTGAGGGTAAAAAAGCCCCTTTTGAAGCAATAATATCTTGCTCATTATTAAGTAATGTGTTTTCACCTTGCTTAATTGTGATATTATTTTCTAGAGCATGGTTAACACACTCTTGCAATGTCCATATTTTTTGTTGACCAAAAGAAGATACCG containing:
- the murI gene encoding glutamate racemase codes for the protein MSKQPIGIFDSGVGGTSIWKEIHTLLPNENTLYLADSANAPYGPKGKDTIINLSIKNTEYLLNKGCKLIVVACNTATTNAIDYLREHYKIPFIGIEPAIKPAALQTKTNAVGILATKGTLSSALFSKTSSLFASNIKVVEQHGDGIVELIESGKLYSDEMISLLKLYLKPMIDANIDYLVLGCTHYPYLMPLLIDILPNNVKIIDSGEAVARQTKTILEKHNLLNTSFIKTKNEFFTNGNPDVMKSLLDDKFDVEYLDF
- a CDS encoding gamma carbonic anhydrase family protein; translation: MPIIKPVNGKSPEIPDDCYIAENATIVGDVVMGNQCSVWFNAVIRGDVHYIKMGDKVNVQDGAVIHATYLKSPTNIGNNVSIGHNAIVHGCTIHDNVLVGMGSIIMDDCVVESNSIIAAGAVVTKNTRVESGSIYAGVPAKKVKDISEELISGEIDRIANNYIKYSSWFKE
- a CDS encoding LytTR family DNA-binding domain-containing protein, with the protein product MKLTAIIVEDEETSREILKNYLKKYCPNVSILGEAANVEEALVLIRNNDLDLVFLDVEMPYGNAFDLLDKVGDINFETIFVTAYNHYAIDALNAHASYYLMKPISIDELIKAVDYVTEIKTKEEALQDQVLVPKTNHVNGKITIPQLDGFEILNTSDILYCKADDNYTEIYLNNNKKKLVSKTLKYFEEALKYSSFARVHKSYLVNVNEVVKYVKGKGGSVMLSNGKEVMVSASKKSELLSYFK
- a CDS encoding histidine kinase; this translates as MQSVIKYIWVLCIWANTNLLFAQDNSRLSNQGPTFTVRGSVIESDTQEPIPNVNIEVNGGAYTTTDLFGDFRIEARNGDELTIRHKDFETVYYIIRSNERIKVEVQPNEEEDTYSKLKKSSRSKTETFKSLIDSAETYLKKDAKTSIQFAGDALAEGKSVKQNSEAYEVLGDVYMYWKQYDLAVSNYRISLQNVNTNAVKLKLAKAYRANKNYQESLEVYNSINKSELSNWQLIELYEGIGDVHFSTKTFQLSIDNYEEGLKVAQKHLITPKTTDLNSKIAQAYNAKGEPQNAKRFFNESMKLANTENQKRAVEEKIKVADFENENNNFSNEIELRKEALNTISELKDSIFDNESSLTSQKQNYKIGNAYASQRDFSNAIPYLQKSIAEADDKADLIVQKDATRRLSEVYRDAGEFNKALLAYQDYVELVDKLYIKKEQEISQAARFSKDIISKQNRILSLESDRALSESKYQLSTEQSKRQKLIIYSLIGGLLLLLVTAFLMFKYIKQQRFANNLLALKSLRSQMNPHFIFNALNSVNSFIASNDERTANKYLTDFSLLMRAVLENSEEDFIPLEKEIELLQLYTKLEHFRFQDKFDYNINIDDNIKVEDFVIPPMLLQPYIENAVWHGLRYKKAKGRLEINISQTKSDEIQIIITDDGIGREKSKALKTKNQRKQNSKGMGNIKKRVSILNAMYKDKVDVFIDDFQDEEDTGTKVVVTLKKD
- a CDS encoding VWA domain-containing protein, whose translation is MKTSIKTILLCCTLITFISCNAKTKKQKVAYNESEIIHPEPNKQFIKVALLLDTSNSMDGLIDQAKAQLWDIVNELSYAKCGNSKPNLQIALYEYGNDRLNGDEGFIRQVLAFSDDLDEISKELFSLTTNGGEEYCGQVIQTSLNQLNWGKNPDDLKLVFIAGNEPFTQGKVDYKDVATNANEKDITINTIFCGDYNQGISTYWKDGAQLTNGDYMAINQNRKTVHIVSPYDDDILILNQKLNKTYVIYGSKGREKLALQAEQDNNANSYSKANAVKRTVSKSSHLYKNETWDLVDALELEEVDVEDLKGDVLPTELKGKTKAEIKAYVSKKSEEREAIQEQIKVLNEKRKDYVLKHQKETTNDLENAMTKAIKEQAKKKKYTWE
- a CDS encoding type IX secretion system membrane protein PorP/SprF, which gives rise to MKLKNIIIIAIASLFTHIATSQEGLPIYTDYLTDNYYLIHPSMAGIANCSKVRLTARQQWFGQEDAPKLLTLSLNGRLGDTPSAIGGIMFADENGYHSQKGAYFTYAHHLLFSRSELDLNMLSFGLSAGFIQYQLDETTFLFDGPDPAIDGIVQNETNFNIDFGFSYHYLNFYAHGTIKNVLKNNALNTDIGTIKTDNLRRYLFSIGNVFSKFGSTWSYEPSLMFQYRDATQEASIDINAKVYKKMDFGKVWGGLSYRNSFDGAEYIEGSTINSQKLQQLSPILGINYNNFMFAYNYTYQTNSVVFTNGGFHQLTLGYNFNCKRERFKCECPAVN